In the genome of Cronobacter malonaticus LMG 23826, one region contains:
- the rcsC gene encoding two-component system sensor histidine kinase RcsC, which produces MKYFVSFRSTLKVSRYLFRALALLLWLLIALFSVFYIVSALHVKESEIRQEFNLSYDQAQRYIQRTSDVMKELKYVAENRLENIDALMKSGRAQNEALTAPSFVPLFADSDCNTLGTSWRGSLQSLSWFLRYWHDNFSAAYDLNRVFLIGSDNLCMADFGLREIPLERDKTLQALHERIIKYRNAPQDERGNSLFWVSPGPRPGIGNFYSLTPVYLANRLQGLLGIEQTIRIENFFTPGSMPMGVTILDENDRPLFSLTGSETRLERNGEWEQERAWFGYTSGFKQLILKKSLPPSSLSIVYSVPVDLVLERIRMLILNAVLLNVLVGIVLFTLARMYERRIFIPAENDAQRLEEHEQFNRKIVASAPVGICILRTQDGTNIISNELAHNYLNMLTHEDRQRLTQIICGQQVNFVDVLTSNNTNLQISFVHSRYRNENVAICVLVDVSARVKMEESLQEMAQAAEQASQSKSMFLATVSHELRTPLYGIIGNLDLLQTQELPKGVDRLVTAMHNSSSLLLKIISDILDFSKIESEQLKIEPREFSPREVMSHITANYQPLVVRKQLGLYCFIEPDVPMTLLGDPMRLQQVISNLLSNAIKFTDIGCIILHVGTQGDYLCFRVRDTGVGIPAKEVVRLFDPFFQVGTGVQRNFQGTGLGLAICEKLINMMDGDISVDTEPGMGSQFTIRIPLWQAQLPPKPNVDGLSNKRCWLAVRNASLCEYLQGLLSRNNIRVQNHHGETPDKDDILITDDENCVEWQGRGVIFFCRRHIGMPVERSPGVWMHSVAAPHELLTLLGRIYSINVDVPGSEPVLPAAATSAEQNEDMMILVVDDHPINRRLLADQLGTLGYQCRTANDGVDALNVLSKNHIDIVLSDVNMPNMDGYRLTQRIRELGMTLPVVGVTANALAEEKQRCLESGMDSCLSKPVTLDVLKQTLAVYADRVRKTRG; this is translated from the coding sequence TTGAAATACTTCGTCTCTTTCCGCTCGACGCTTAAAGTGTCTCGCTATCTTTTCCGGGCGCTGGCGCTGCTGCTCTGGCTGCTTATCGCCCTGTTTTCGGTGTTTTACATCGTAAGCGCGCTGCATGTGAAAGAGTCGGAAATTCGTCAGGAATTTAACCTGAGCTACGATCAGGCTCAGCGCTATATTCAGCGCACCTCTGATGTGATGAAAGAGCTGAAGTATGTGGCTGAAAACCGGCTGGAGAATATCGACGCGCTGATGAAAAGCGGACGCGCGCAAAACGAAGCGCTCACCGCGCCGTCGTTTGTACCGCTGTTTGCCGACTCCGACTGTAATACGCTCGGCACCAGCTGGCGCGGCTCGTTACAATCGCTCTCCTGGTTTTTACGCTACTGGCACGACAACTTCTCCGCCGCCTACGACTTAAACCGCGTGTTTCTGATAGGCTCCGATAACCTCTGTATGGCGGATTTCGGCCTGCGGGAGATCCCGCTTGAGCGCGACAAAACTCTCCAGGCGCTGCATGAGCGCATTATTAAGTATCGCAACGCGCCGCAGGACGAGCGCGGCAACAGCCTGTTCTGGGTATCGCCTGGCCCGCGTCCGGGCATCGGTAATTTCTACTCCCTGACGCCGGTCTACCTGGCGAACCGCCTGCAGGGGCTGCTGGGTATTGAGCAGACCATCCGCATTGAAAACTTCTTTACCCCTGGCAGCATGCCGATGGGTGTGACGATCCTGGATGAAAACGATCGACCACTCTTTTCGCTCACCGGTTCGGAAACGCGTCTTGAGCGTAACGGTGAGTGGGAGCAGGAGCGCGCGTGGTTTGGCTATACGTCTGGCTTTAAGCAGCTGATCCTGAAAAAAAGCCTGCCGCCGTCGTCGCTCAGCATTGTCTATTCCGTGCCGGTCGATCTGGTGCTGGAGCGTATCCGGATGCTTATCCTCAACGCCGTACTGCTCAATGTGCTGGTGGGGATTGTATTGTTTACGCTGGCGCGCATGTATGAGCGGCGCATCTTTATTCCGGCGGAAAACGACGCCCAGCGTCTGGAAGAGCATGAGCAGTTTAACCGTAAAATCGTCGCCTCGGCGCCGGTCGGGATCTGTATTCTGCGCACCCAGGACGGGACCAATATTATCTCCAACGAGCTGGCGCATAACTATCTGAACATGCTGACGCATGAAGACCGCCAGCGGCTTACGCAGATTATCTGCGGACAGCAGGTGAATTTCGTCGATGTGCTCACCAGCAACAACACCAACCTGCAAATCAGCTTCGTGCATTCGCGCTATCGCAATGAAAACGTGGCGATCTGCGTGCTGGTCGATGTCTCGGCGCGCGTCAAAATGGAAGAGTCGCTGCAGGAGATGGCTCAGGCGGCCGAACAGGCGAGCCAGTCGAAATCAATGTTCCTCGCGACTGTCAGCCATGAGCTGCGCACGCCGCTGTACGGGATTATCGGTAACCTTGATCTCCTGCAAACGCAGGAGCTGCCGAAAGGCGTCGATCGTCTGGTGACGGCGATGCACAACTCCTCAAGCCTGCTGCTGAAAATCATCAGCGATATTCTCGACTTCTCGAAAATCGAATCGGAACAGCTCAAGATCGAGCCGCGCGAGTTTTCACCACGCGAAGTGATGAGCCATATCACCGCCAACTATCAGCCACTAGTGGTGCGTAAACAGCTCGGCCTCTACTGCTTTATCGAGCCGGACGTGCCGATGACGCTGCTGGGCGACCCGATGCGTCTGCAACAGGTCATCTCCAACCTGCTGAGCAACGCCATTAAGTTCACCGATATCGGCTGCATTATTCTGCATGTGGGCACCCAGGGTGATTATCTCTGCTTCCGCGTACGCGACACCGGCGTCGGTATTCCGGCGAAAGAGGTGGTGCGGCTCTTCGATCCGTTCTTCCAGGTCGGCACTGGCGTGCAGCGCAACTTCCAGGGTACAGGGCTTGGGCTTGCTATCTGCGAAAAACTCATCAACATGATGGACGGCGATATCTCAGTCGATACCGAGCCGGGCATGGGCAGCCAGTTTACGATTCGTATTCCGCTCTGGCAGGCGCAGCTGCCGCCGAAGCCCAACGTCGACGGGCTTTCCAATAAGCGCTGCTGGCTGGCGGTACGCAACGCGTCGCTGTGCGAATATTTGCAGGGCTTGCTCTCGCGCAACAATATTCGCGTACAAAATCATCACGGCGAAACGCCGGATAAAGACGATATCCTGATTACCGACGATGAAAACTGCGTCGAGTGGCAGGGCAGAGGGGTCATCTTCTTCTGCCGCCGCCATATCGGGATGCCAGTGGAGCGCAGTCCGGGCGTCTGGATGCACAGCGTTGCCGCGCCGCATGAGCTTCTGACGTTGCTGGGCCGCATTTACAGCATTAATGTCGATGTGCCGGGCAGCGAGCCTGTGCTGCCGGCCGCCGCTACCAGCGCCGAACAGAACGAAGATATGATGATCCTGGTGGTGGATGACCACCCGATTAACCGCAGGTTGCTTGCCGATCAGCTCGGTACGCTGGGTTACCAGTGCCGCACCGCGAATGACGGCGTGGACGCGCTCAACGTGCTCAGCAAAAATCATATCGATATCGTGTTAAGCGACGTCAACATGCCAAATATGGACGGTTATCGCCTGACGCAGCGCATTCGCGAGCTTGGCATGACGCTGCCGGTCGTGGGCGTGACTGCCAACGCGCTGGCGGAAGAGAAGCAGCGCTGTCTGGAATCCGGGATGGACAGCTGTCTGTCGAAACCGGTGACGCTGGATGTGCTGAAGCAGACGCTGGCGGTGTATGCCGACCGGGTTCGTAAGACGCGCGGCTAA